A single region of the Psychrobacter alimentarius genome encodes:
- the gspK gene encoding type II secretion system minor pseudopilin GspK, translated as MSMTAHSQRGVALLTILLLVVSITVVAGAMLASQKIAIRRSGLLFDQNQLLQDISAGQQLALTMIRADNKLNDTDSAQDIWAQPIPPYALGGHSIGIEVRDEASRFNINNLYQNGAVDTAAVAMFQRLLTQLNLEPDIAIAVLDYQDSDSEVYKDGGAEDAVYTQQSNTTLPNQSFVSIDQLQEVRGVTAEALKTLRPYITAVPYFVPVNVNTANPVLLAALMDGGTSEQMQGLVDMRSKQAIATIDDLWQLPVLSSLDDAQRKDLSTLLAVDSQAFLALITATDSGSIGQTRQRFATVLISKTPTDVSAAESSNGNANNGGADSANNNSGTDNKEKAKTIEIVAQRLWAFRPSF; from the coding sequence ATGTCAATGACAGCGCATTCTCAGCGCGGCGTAGCGCTCTTGACTATCTTACTATTGGTCGTCAGTATCACTGTGGTCGCAGGTGCCATGCTTGCCAGTCAAAAAATTGCTATTAGGCGCAGTGGTTTGTTGTTTGATCAAAATCAATTACTACAAGACATTAGTGCTGGTCAGCAATTAGCGCTTACCATGATTCGTGCTGATAATAAGCTGAATGATACGGACAGCGCACAGGACATTTGGGCACAGCCGATACCGCCATACGCCTTGGGTGGTCATAGTATTGGTATCGAAGTGCGTGATGAGGCCAGCCGCTTTAATATTAATAATTTGTATCAAAATGGCGCGGTTGATACAGCTGCTGTCGCCATGTTTCAAAGACTGTTGACTCAATTAAATCTAGAGCCTGATATTGCTATTGCGGTACTTGATTATCAAGACAGCGACAGTGAGGTATATAAAGATGGCGGTGCTGAGGATGCGGTGTATACGCAGCAATCGAATACGACCTTACCAAATCAGTCTTTTGTAAGTATCGATCAGTTGCAAGAGGTACGAGGCGTCACCGCTGAGGCATTAAAGACACTGCGTCCGTATATTACGGCGGTACCTTACTTTGTACCAGTGAATGTGAATACAGCCAACCCTGTGTTGCTAGCTGCCTTAATGGACGGTGGCACAAGTGAGCAGATGCAAGGGCTGGTCGATATGAGATCGAAGCAGGCAATCGCAACCATCGATGATCTGTGGCAATTACCCGTGTTGAGCAGTTTGGATGACGCGCAGCGTAAAGATCTTTCGACCTTATTAGCAGTAGACAGTCAGGCATTTTTGGCGCTGATTACGGCCACCGATAGTGGCAGTATCGGTCAAACCAGACAACGCTTCGCAACCGTACTGATTAGCAAAACGCCAACTGACGTCAGCGCTGCAGAAAGTAGTAATGGCAATGCTAATAATGGCGGTGCCGATAGCGCTAATAATAATAGTGGTACTGATAACAAGGAAAAAGCCAAGACCATTGAGATAGTGGCGCAGCGCCTTTGGGCTTTTAGACCCAGTTTTTGA
- a CDS encoding TetR family transcriptional regulator, which translates to MSSREQKKLQTRHAFFNAVLDLCMTGQSFSSISLRQVTREVGVVPTAFYRHFDDMESLGRALVVEELGGTLAILSDSLQIGRKRSFDRQIAKSIQLFLYMVSDQPYYWQFLVSERYGGSEAVRKAINELVKKHAHSLAEDLALQPAFTHINGYDRRLLAEAGVNMFFSWIIDWLELTYTEDHDDEVDLNEIEENKHLMLHNCTRQAQMLFYGAYNWKSSEETRLKD; encoded by the coding sequence ATGAGCAGTCGCGAACAAAAGAAACTTCAGACTCGGCACGCCTTTTTTAATGCAGTGCTCGATCTGTGTATGACAGGACAGTCTTTTAGCTCTATTAGCCTCAGGCAGGTAACCCGTGAGGTAGGGGTTGTGCCAACTGCATTTTATCGACATTTTGATGATATGGAGTCGCTAGGTCGTGCGCTTGTGGTAGAAGAGCTGGGCGGTACGTTGGCCATATTGAGCGACAGCTTACAAATAGGCCGCAAACGCAGCTTTGATCGCCAAATTGCAAAAAGTATTCAGCTGTTTTTGTATATGGTCAGCGATCAGCCTTATTACTGGCAATTTTTAGTCAGTGAGCGTTATGGCGGCTCAGAAGCCGTGCGCAAAGCCATCAATGAGCTGGTTAAAAAACACGCACACAGTTTAGCGGAAGATTTGGCGCTGCAGCCAGCCTTTACTCACATCAATGGGTATGACCGTCGCTTATTGGCTGAAGCGGGTGTCAATATGTTCTTTTCTTGGATCATCGACTGGCTAGAGCTGACCTATACAGAAGATCATGACGATGAGGTCGATTTGAATGAGATTGAAGAGAATAAGCATCTCATGCTACATAACTGTACTCGCCAAGCGCAGATGCTGTTTTATGGTGCTTATAACTGGAAGTCGAGTGAAGAGACTCGTTTGAAAGATTAA
- a CDS encoding deoxyguanosinetriphosphate triphosphohydrolase — translation MSNHLSFSSTTTQWSHLLSAQRLGSTKTPKAGETTRSHFHKDYDRLVFSHSFRQLNQKTQVHPLTNQLGIHTRLTHSLEVSCIGRSLGMMAAEKLHDQLSSGLPAGVSPADVGVIVQAACLAHDIGNPPFGHAGEYAIRDWFRQPNPQVILQNLSMNEQLDLLAYEGNAQGFRLLVRNEHHPDKDGMRLTCATLGAFMKYPWLATHSNDVNNPNMASNVQKFGCFNSESAQLEVLAATLHLPRSEQHDGFARHPLAYLLEAADDICYALIDLEDGINLNMLTYTDVASIFYELIGERPSDIQLPAHMSVRQSLASLRARAMMRLVNTVTDAFVDNNDALLAGKLHGSLFDHCEASVQNGIHQAKQLAREQIFNHPSKVRMELMANKCLHRLLDAFMPLSWTSNQTAPTSFSMSFEQQRLLRLLQPHLDEHHRELTDNHYHNILNILDFVTGMNDHEAYRLAQELQGHWGTMV, via the coding sequence ATGTCTAACCACCTATCGTTCTCATCTACCACCACACAATGGTCACACTTACTCAGCGCTCAACGACTTGGTTCAACCAAAACGCCTAAAGCTGGTGAAACCACCCGCTCCCACTTTCATAAAGATTACGACAGACTGGTTTTTTCTCACTCTTTTCGCCAGCTCAATCAAAAAACCCAAGTTCATCCATTGACCAATCAGCTTGGCATTCATACTCGCTTGACCCATTCACTTGAAGTCTCTTGTATCGGGCGCTCTTTAGGTATGATGGCGGCAGAAAAACTACATGACCAATTAAGCAGTGGTCTCCCTGCTGGCGTCTCGCCTGCTGACGTTGGCGTTATTGTACAAGCCGCCTGTCTTGCTCACGACATCGGTAACCCGCCCTTTGGTCATGCGGGAGAATACGCCATTCGTGATTGGTTTCGACAACCCAATCCTCAAGTTATTTTACAAAACCTAAGCATGAATGAGCAACTGGACCTATTGGCATACGAAGGCAATGCACAGGGGTTTCGACTATTGGTGCGCAACGAGCATCATCCTGATAAAGATGGCATGCGGCTGACTTGTGCCACACTAGGTGCTTTTATGAAGTACCCTTGGCTTGCCACTCACAGCAACGATGTTAATAACCCCAATATGGCCAGTAACGTACAAAAATTTGGCTGTTTTAATAGCGAGTCAGCACAGTTAGAAGTACTGGCTGCAACGTTACACTTACCTCGCTCAGAGCAGCACGATGGCTTTGCCCGTCATCCGCTGGCGTATTTGCTAGAAGCAGCTGATGATATTTGTTACGCCTTGATTGATTTAGAAGATGGCATCAATTTGAATATGCTCACCTATACCGATGTGGCCAGTATCTTTTATGAGTTAATCGGCGAACGCCCTAGCGATATTCAACTACCAGCCCATATGTCGGTCAGACAAAGTTTGGCTTCATTACGTGCGCGCGCCATGATGCGTCTGGTCAATACCGTGACCGATGCTTTTGTCGATAATAATGACGCTTTGCTGGCTGGCAAGCTGCACGGTAGTTTGTTCGATCATTGTGAAGCAAGCGTGCAAAATGGCATCCATCAAGCCAAACAACTGGCACGTGAGCAGATATTTAATCACCCAAGCAAAGTCAGAATGGAGTTAATGGCAAATAAATGCTTACATCGTCTACTAGATGCCTTTATGCCACTTTCTTGGACAAGCAATCAAACGGCACCCACATCATTCTCTATGTCCTTTGAACAACAGCGCCTACTTAGATTACTCCAACCCCATCTTGATGAGCATCACCGCGAACTTACAGACAATCATTATCATAATATCTTAAATATATTGGATTTTGTTACAGGTATGAATGATCATGAAGCGTATCGTTTGGCGCAAGAGCTACAAGGGCATTGGGGAACCATGGTGTAG
- the ychF gene encoding redox-regulated ATPase YchF, translating to MGFNCGIVGLPNVGKSTLFNALTKAGIAAENFPFCTKDPNTGIVPVPDPRLKKLADIVNPERVLPTTMEFVDIAGLVAGASKGEGMGNQFLANIRETDAIAHVVRCFDDDNVVHVDGRVSPIDDIETINTELALADLEAVERAIHNQTKKAKGGDKDAQALLDVFKKVEPLLAEGKAARAANLDSDEKKLIRSYGLITLKPTMYIANVSEDGFENNPYLDAVRNYATGEDSIVIALCNQIESEIAQLDEDDKKDFLAEMDMEEPGLDQVIRGGYDLLDMQTYFTAGVKEVRAWTVAVGATAPQAAGVIHTDFERGFIRAEVIAYDDFIEYNGEKGAAAAGKSRLEGKTYIVQDGDVMHFRFNV from the coding sequence ATGGGTTTTAATTGCGGCATCGTCGGCCTACCAAACGTGGGTAAATCCACCCTGTTTAATGCCTTGACCAAAGCGGGTATCGCCGCTGAAAACTTTCCATTTTGTACCAAAGATCCCAACACAGGTATCGTACCTGTACCAGACCCACGTCTAAAAAAACTGGCTGACATCGTCAATCCTGAGCGTGTATTGCCAACGACGATGGAGTTTGTGGATATCGCAGGTTTGGTCGCGGGCGCGTCTAAAGGCGAAGGCATGGGCAACCAGTTCCTAGCCAATATTCGTGAGACCGATGCGATTGCCCATGTGGTACGCTGTTTTGATGATGACAACGTCGTGCACGTTGATGGCCGTGTCAGCCCGATTGATGATATCGAAACCATCAATACCGAATTGGCATTGGCAGATTTGGAAGCCGTTGAGCGTGCAATCCACAACCAAACTAAAAAAGCTAAAGGTGGTGATAAAGACGCGCAAGCATTGCTTGATGTATTTAAAAAAGTTGAGCCATTATTAGCAGAAGGTAAAGCAGCACGCGCGGCAAACCTTGATAGCGATGAGAAGAAACTCATCAGAAGCTATGGCTTGATTACGCTAAAGCCAACCATGTACATCGCCAACGTCTCTGAAGATGGCTTTGAAAATAATCCATATCTAGATGCCGTCCGTAACTATGCCACGGGTGAAGACTCTATTGTCATCGCTCTATGTAATCAAATTGAATCTGAAATTGCCCAACTCGACGAAGACGACAAAAAAGACTTCTTGGCTGAGATGGACATGGAAGAGCCTGGCCTTGATCAAGTAATTCGTGGCGGCTATGACCTGCTTGATATGCAGACTTATTTTACCGCTGGTGTCAAAGAAGTACGCGCGTGGACAGTAGCCGTAGGTGCCACAGCGCCGCAAGCCGCTGGCGTAATTCATACGGACTTTGAGCGCGGATTCATTCGTGCTGAAGTCATTGCTTATGATGACTTTATTGAATATAACGGTGAAAAAGGTGCGGCTGCCGCTGGTAAGTCACGCCTAGAAGGCAAAACCTATATCGTACAAGATGGTGATGTGATGCACTTTAGATTTAACGTGTAA
- a CDS encoding ATP-dependent helicase yields MKPTIFDTHHYNYPQNFIEMKPKLARLKKAIEKLEANLMTADTDLLQQRLADDLGLEIDYASELNANQLLAATTIEGKVLVIAGAGSGKTKTLTYRTSYLIENGVSPKEILLLTFTRKAANEIKGRAKTLLASSLTGDGENQKDSQALNAITSGTFHSFCILLLRQYSGLLGINPRFTILDTGDSEDAIDLINKEKKYATNITSQAFPRKKTLQKIFSTSRNRRIHIRELIESGYPDIATHISAIEQLAIDFHEYKRANHLYDFDDIIGQVVRHLKTNDKFRQLLQTHYRYVMVDEYQDTNIPQKELIDLICTPESVSLMVVGDDNQSIYAFRGANYENILLFGETYPDAKLIKLEQNYRSTPAVLNYINALSDEITLGYQKQLYSGSQVEGVKPVFCRLSNETKEAKYIADKIIALKSEYDYQDFAVLCRTSFQSNYIQLEFMDRHIPFIVIGGIKFIERRHIKDVLAFVKILYNPNDTISWHRILTLFKGVGSVTATRLTQAITADNNSFEPLLTARFAKKSDQLMPLYKMLSQANQADSVEKIITLILEFYIPVLKINEDNWRERSEDFRVLTNLANEHDSLDSFLENLALDPPNDSVATAGKFEQGEEETDKLTISTIHSAKGLEWPVVFVNALVDGITPHYRSLNDFAELEEERKLFYVACSRAKHRLFLTAPDYFSSYSGYFDKASRFIAELSIDKVKVETMKQPVIESDEPVWW; encoded by the coding sequence ATGAAACCCACGATTTTTGACACACATCATTATAACTATCCACAAAACTTCATTGAGATGAAACCCAAGCTTGCGCGTCTTAAAAAAGCGATTGAGAAGCTTGAAGCCAACTTGATGACCGCAGATACTGACTTGTTGCAGCAACGGCTTGCCGATGATTTAGGACTAGAGATTGACTATGCCAGTGAGCTAAACGCTAATCAGCTCTTGGCTGCCACGACCATTGAAGGGAAGGTTTTGGTTATCGCGGGTGCAGGCTCTGGCAAAACCAAAACACTCACTTATAGAACCAGTTATTTGATAGAAAATGGCGTGTCGCCCAAAGAGATTTTGCTACTAACCTTTACCCGTAAAGCCGCCAATGAAATCAAAGGTCGCGCCAAGACCTTGCTGGCAAGTAGCCTCACGGGTGATGGTGAGAATCAAAAAGACAGTCAAGCGCTCAATGCGATTACCAGCGGTACTTTTCACTCATTTTGTATCCTTCTGCTGCGCCAATATTCAGGACTGCTTGGTATCAATCCAAGGTTTACCATTTTGGATACAGGCGATAGCGAAGATGCAATCGACTTGATTAATAAAGAGAAAAAATACGCAACCAATATCACTAGCCAAGCTTTTCCGCGCAAAAAGACGTTGCAAAAAATATTTTCCACGTCTAGAAATCGGCGTATCCATATCCGTGAATTAATTGAAAGTGGCTATCCCGATATTGCTACCCATATTTCTGCTATAGAACAATTGGCGATTGACTTTCACGAATACAAACGCGCCAATCATTTATACGACTTCGATGACATTATCGGCCAAGTGGTACGTCATCTAAAAACCAATGACAAATTCCGTCAGCTGCTCCAAACGCATTATCGTTATGTTATGGTTGATGAATATCAAGACACCAATATTCCGCAAAAAGAGCTGATTGATCTTATTTGTACTCCTGAATCGGTTTCACTGATGGTGGTCGGTGATGATAACCAAAGCATCTACGCCTTTCGCGGTGCCAATTATGAGAATATTCTTTTATTTGGTGAGACGTATCCTGATGCCAAGCTTATTAAGCTTGAGCAGAATTATCGTAGTACGCCTGCTGTCTTAAATTATATTAATGCCTTATCAGATGAAATTACATTAGGCTATCAAAAACAGCTGTATTCAGGCTCTCAAGTAGAGGGAGTGAAGCCTGTTTTTTGCCGCTTGAGTAACGAAACCAAAGAAGCCAAATATATCGCTGATAAAATCATCGCGCTAAAGTCAGAATATGATTATCAAGATTTTGCGGTATTGTGCCGAACGTCTTTTCAGTCTAATTATATACAGCTGGAATTTATGGATCGTCATATTCCATTCATTGTTATCGGCGGTATTAAGTTCATTGAGAGGCGTCATATCAAAGATGTACTGGCATTTGTCAAAATCCTCTATAACCCCAACGATACCATATCCTGGCATCGTATCTTGACCTTGTTTAAAGGGGTTGGATCAGTCACTGCAACGCGTCTAACCCAAGCAATCACAGCGGATAACAATTCTTTTGAGCCATTACTGACCGCAAGATTTGCCAAAAAGAGCGATCAACTGATGCCATTATACAAGATGCTAAGCCAAGCCAATCAAGCGGACTCAGTTGAAAAAATTATTACGCTGATTCTTGAATTTTATATACCTGTCTTAAAAATCAATGAAGACAATTGGCGGGAGCGTAGTGAGGATTTTCGTGTCCTCACAAACTTAGCGAATGAGCATGACAGTCTTGATAGTTTTTTAGAAAATCTTGCACTCGATCCGCCTAATGACTCAGTTGCCACCGCAGGTAAGTTTGAACAAGGCGAAGAGGAAACCGATAAACTAACCATCTCTACTATTCATAGCGCTAAAGGACTCGAATGGCCTGTGGTATTCGTGAATGCATTGGTTGATGGTATCACGCCACACTATCGATCATTGAATGATTTTGCAGAGTTGGAGGAGGAGCGTAAACTGTTTTATGTTGCTTGTAGTCGTGCCAAGCATCGATTGTTTTTAACCGCACCAGATTATTTTTCGAGTTACTCAGGATACTTTGACAAAGCCTCACGGTTTATCGCTGAGCTGTCCATAGATAAGGTCAAGGTAGAAACGATGAAACAGCCAGTGATAGAAAGTGATGAGCCAGTGTGGTGGTGA
- a CDS encoding NAD(P)/FAD-dependent oxidoreductase, which yields MRYEVIVIGAGMVGTSIAWHLQKNNSNVLLLDKKLPGSETSYGNAGLIQREAIHTHPFPRQLTEMIRVLPNQGTDIRYRIPAILRYHQALLQYWKYSTPASVKKIESEWQTLIEHCTSEHQTMISASGADELITRDGWLQLHRSEETFKEAQASAIDARNQGVEHNVLNLEQLKAMEPRANFDGFVGAIHWLNSWQVSNPSSLVKAYAKNFQEMQGTIKETDVKEIVQDAEGWKIITDKDTYYSDKLVIAAGPWSNDLIKPLGYNLPLFPMRGYHQHFKVTEKNTIHHSMFDMDKGFVMGPMQQGIRITTGAEMTTMNAPKNFGQLQTVLKLAKKILPLEDAVESEAWAGSRPCMPDMKPVIGPADKHDKLWFAFGHSHQGFTLGPMTGRLVEEMIHEKPLLVDLAPFSAQRFSN from the coding sequence ATGCGCTATGAAGTGATCGTTATCGGTGCAGGTATGGTTGGTACCTCAATTGCGTGGCATTTGCAAAAAAACAATTCAAACGTATTGTTATTAGATAAGAAGCTACCAGGATCAGAGACGTCATATGGTAATGCTGGATTGATTCAGCGTGAAGCCATTCATACGCATCCTTTCCCCCGTCAGCTGACTGAGATGATTCGAGTATTGCCCAATCAAGGTACGGATATTCGCTATCGTATTCCAGCCATTTTGCGTTATCACCAAGCTCTGCTTCAGTACTGGAAATACTCGACGCCTGCATCAGTTAAAAAAATCGAATCTGAGTGGCAGACGCTGATTGAGCATTGCACCAGTGAGCATCAGACCATGATTAGTGCATCTGGTGCTGATGAGCTGATTACTCGTGATGGTTGGTTGCAACTACATCGTTCAGAAGAGACGTTTAAAGAAGCGCAAGCATCAGCCATTGATGCTCGTAACCAAGGCGTTGAGCATAATGTACTCAATCTCGAACAGCTAAAAGCCATGGAGCCGCGCGCCAACTTTGACGGTTTCGTTGGTGCTATTCATTGGTTGAATTCATGGCAAGTATCAAACCCAAGCTCGCTTGTAAAAGCCTATGCGAAAAACTTCCAAGAGATGCAGGGCACGATCAAAGAGACTGATGTTAAAGAAATCGTTCAAGATGCAGAGGGCTGGAAAATCATCACTGATAAAGATACTTATTATAGTGATAAATTGGTCATCGCTGCAGGCCCATGGTCTAATGATTTGATCAAACCACTTGGTTACAATCTGCCATTGTTCCCAATGCGTGGCTATCATCAGCATTTCAAAGTGACGGAAAAAAATACCATCCATCATAGTATGTTTGATATGGACAAAGGGTTTGTGATGGGTCCAATGCAGCAAGGTATCCGTATTACGACGGGTGCTGAGATGACCACCATGAATGCACCAAAGAACTTTGGTCAATTACAAACCGTATTGAAGCTTGCCAAAAAAATCTTGCCGCTAGAAGATGCGGTCGAGAGTGAAGCATGGGCAGGATCACGTCCTTGTATGCCGGATATGAAGCCAGTCATTGGTCCTGCTGATAAGCATGACAAGCTCTGGTTTGCATTTGGTCACAGTCATCAAGGCTTCACTTTAGGGCCGATGACAGGGCGTCTTGTTGAAGAGATGATTCATGAGAAGCCTTTACTGGTCGATCTTGCACCATTTAGTGCCCAGCGTTTTTCTAACTAA
- a CDS encoding RidA family protein, whose product MKKLHSTPRMSRIVVHNKTVYLCGQVGNAEDDIKAQTLTCLEKIQTLLEEVGSDKSKLLSVTVWIKDMADFAAMNEVYDKWFEGIEPPARACGESALARPELLVEMIAIAAE is encoded by the coding sequence ATAAAAAAGCTACATAGTACTCCACGCATGAGCAGAATTGTCGTCCATAACAAGACCGTATACTTATGTGGTCAGGTCGGTAATGCAGAAGACGATATCAAAGCGCAAACATTGACTTGTTTGGAAAAAATCCAAACGTTATTAGAAGAAGTGGGTAGCGATAAGTCGAAGCTATTATCTGTCACGGTTTGGATCAAAGATATGGCAGACTTTGCCGCTATGAATGAAGTCTATGACAAATGGTTTGAAGGCATAGAGCCGCCAGCGCGTGCGTGTGGTGAGTCTGCATTGGCACGTCCTGAATTATTGGTTGAGATGATTGCCATCGCTGCTGAATAA
- a CDS encoding glycerate kinase, which translates to MKILIAPDSFKESLEALDVCHAIQSGFSQVFPDADYTLLPMADGGEGTSAVLSYVLGGRWKEVRVHDPLMRPITAKYLLLPDATAVIEIAQACGLHLLTVAERNPVIASSYGVGELIADALGEGSKRIIIGLGGSATNDAGLGMLTALGMTFHGANDNVLGQGGGELANLQRVDNTRFHADILNTVFEVACDVTNPLCGESGASAIFGPQKGACPQQVIDLDNALGHFATICNEHGYERCQEVAGAGAAGGLGYALMSFCRAQLKSGFDTVAEVANLSQHIADADLVITGEGKLDEQTAMGKVAGGISQLAKATHTPVIAICGSVDGLKPAQTTQFDVVMPSIQRIDSIDNVLSAAYHNIETTAVNIAAAMRLGQSVK; encoded by the coding sequence ATGAAAATTTTAATCGCCCCCGACTCGTTCAAAGAAAGCTTAGAGGCATTGGATGTTTGCCATGCCATTCAGTCTGGATTTAGTCAGGTGTTTCCAGACGCTGATTATACGTTGCTGCCTATGGCTGATGGCGGTGAAGGCACGTCAGCGGTGTTGTCATACGTATTGGGCGGACGATGGAAAGAAGTGCGTGTACATGATCCTCTGATGAGACCCATTACCGCAAAATACTTGCTATTACCAGATGCAACTGCAGTGATTGAAATTGCTCAGGCTTGCGGATTACATCTACTAACTGTCGCGGAGCGAAATCCTGTTATTGCCAGTAGTTATGGTGTTGGTGAGCTGATTGCAGATGCTTTGGGTGAAGGTTCCAAACGCATTATCATCGGTTTGGGCGGTAGTGCGACCAATGATGCAGGACTTGGTATGCTAACCGCGCTCGGTATGACGTTTCATGGCGCTAATGACAATGTACTGGGTCAAGGTGGCGGTGAGCTTGCCAACTTACAGCGAGTGGATAATACTCGTTTTCATGCAGACATCTTAAACACGGTGTTTGAAGTGGCTTGTGATGTGACCAATCCTTTATGTGGTGAATCTGGTGCCAGTGCTATTTTTGGCCCTCAAAAAGGCGCTTGTCCTCAGCAAGTCATCGACTTAGACAATGCGCTTGGTCATTTTGCCACTATATGTAATGAACATGGCTATGAGAGATGTCAAGAAGTTGCTGGTGCTGGTGCCGCTGGTGGGCTTGGGTATGCGTTGATGAGCTTTTGCCGCGCTCAATTAAAATCAGGTTTTGATACGGTAGCAGAAGTTGCCAACTTATCACAGCATATCGCTGATGCTGATCTTGTCATCACAGGCGAAGGTAAGCTTGATGAGCAAACAGCCATGGGTAAAGTCGCGGGCGGTATCAGCCAACTTGCCAAAGCCACTCATACGCCAGTTATCGCTATTTGCGGTAGTGTTGATGGGCTAAAACCTGCTCAAACCACTCAGTTCGATGTGGTTATGCCTAGTATTCAAAGGATAGACTCCATTGACAATGTGTTAAGTGCGGCTTACCACAATATTGAAACCACCGCTGTCAATATTGCCGCAGCCATGCGATTGGGTCAAAGTGTGAAATAA
- a CDS encoding GntP family permease — protein sequence MIVFWLVLTILFIIFATAKLKWHPFLVLILSAFLVALFYQVPLNTVAKTISDGFGGILGYIGLVIVFGTIIGLILEKTGAAIVMAEFVIKVLGPRFPTLTMSIVGAVVSVPVFCDSGYIILNSLKESLAERLKVSSVAMSIALATGLYATHTFVPPTPGPIAAAGNLGLESNLGLVIMVGVVVTAVAVLAGWWWSNRFLNATPDNIDAADAPAAVMPDGMKTRDDYSQLPSATMAFLPIIVPILLICLSSVANLPSAPFGSGMLTDILIFIGNPLTALLIGLFLSFLLINTDQKTQQISDSISQGLVVAAPILLITGAGGAFGAMLKVTPIGDYLGTTLSALGLGVFMPFIVSAALKTAQGSTTVALVTTSAMVAPLLDQIGLDSELGRVFCVMAIGAGAMTVSHANDSFFWIVSQFSRMSVAQAYKAHSMATGIQGVTSIIFIWLLTLVFI from the coding sequence ATGATCGTATTTTGGCTGGTGCTGACCATTCTTTTTATTATTTTCGCCACGGCAAAATTAAAGTGGCATCCTTTTTTAGTGTTAATATTGTCAGCTTTTTTGGTCGCACTTTTTTACCAAGTACCGCTTAACACTGTCGCTAAGACGATCTCCGATGGCTTTGGTGGTATCTTAGGTTACATTGGTCTGGTCATTGTATTCGGTACTATTATCGGTTTAATTCTTGAAAAAACCGGTGCTGCCATTGTGATGGCAGAGTTTGTGATCAAAGTATTGGGGCCACGCTTCCCTACTTTAACCATGTCTATCGTTGGTGCTGTGGTATCAGTCCCTGTCTTTTGTGACTCAGGCTACATTATTTTGAACTCTTTAAAAGAGTCTTTGGCCGAGCGCTTAAAGGTATCGAGCGTGGCGATGAGTATCGCATTGGCAACAGGTCTATATGCAACCCACACCTTTGTACCACCAACACCTGGTCCGATTGCTGCCGCAGGAAACTTAGGACTGGAGTCAAATCTAGGCTTGGTTATTATGGTTGGTGTGGTTGTGACAGCAGTTGCCGTATTGGCAGGCTGGTGGTGGTCGAACCGTTTTCTTAATGCCACGCCTGACAACATAGATGCCGCAGACGCGCCTGCAGCGGTAATGCCTGATGGCATGAAAACGCGCGATGACTATAGTCAGCTGCCTTCAGCAACGATGGCATTTTTACCTATTATTGTCCCTATTTTACTCATCTGCTTGTCGTCTGTTGCCAATCTTCCAAGCGCCCCTTTTGGTAGTGGCATGTTGACAGATATTCTCATATTTATTGGCAATCCTTTAACTGCCCTACTCATTGGTTTATTTTTGTCATTTCTACTTATCAATACTGACCAAAAAACGCAGCAGATTAGTGACAGCATCTCTCAAGGCTTGGTAGTGGCGGCACCTATTCTATTAATCACGGGTGCTGGTGGTGCGTTTGGTGCCATGCTAAAAGTGACGCCTATCGGTGACTATTTGGGTACAACGTTATCCGCATTGGGTTTAGGCGTCTTTATGCCGTTTATCGTTTCTGCTGCGCTAAAAACAGCACAAGGCTCAACCACGGTTGCTTTGGTTACCACCTCTGCAATGGTTGCGCCTTTACTGGATCAAATTGGTCTTGATAGTGAGCTTGGTCGTGTATTCTGTGTGATGGCTATTGGTGCAGGCGCAATGACCGTTTCACATGCTAATGACAGTTTCTTCTGGATTGTCAGTCAGTTTAGCCGTATGAGTGTGGCTCAGGCTTACAAAGCGCATTCGATGGCCACTGGTATTCAGGGTGTCACCAGTATCATATTTATCTGGCTATTAACCTTGGTATTTATTTAA